A window of the Mus pahari chromosome 1, PAHARI_EIJ_v1.1, whole genome shotgun sequence genome harbors these coding sequences:
- the LOC110324546 gene encoding acyl-CoA desaturase 1 — MPAHMLQEISSSYTTTTTITAPPSGSLQNGREKVKTVPLYLEEDIRPEMKEDIHDPTYQDEEGPPPKLEYVWRNIILMALLHMGALYGITLVPSCKVYTCLFGIFYYMISALGITAGAHRLWSHRTYKARLPLRIFLIIANTMAFQNDVYEWARDHRAHHKFSETHADPHNSRRGFFFSHVGWLLVRKHPAVKEKGGKLDMSDLKAEKLLMFQRRYYKPGLLLMCFILPTLVPWYCWDETFLHSLFVSTFLRYTLVLNATWLVNSAAHLYGYRPYDKNIQSRENILVSLGAVGEGFHNYHHAFPYDYSASEYRWHINFTTFFIDCMAALGLAYDRKKVSKAAVLARIKRTGDGSHKSS, encoded by the exons ATGCCGGCCCACATGCTCCAAGAG ATCTCCAGTTCTTacacgaccaccaccaccatcacagcGCCTCCCTCCGGAAGCCTGCAGAATGGACGAGAGAAGGTGAAGACGGTGCCCCTCTACCTGGAAGAAGACATCCGTCCTGAAATGAAAGAAGATATACACGACCCCACCTATCAGGATGAGGAGGGGCCCCCGCCCAAGCTGGAGTACGTCTGGAGGAACATCATTCTCATGGCCCTGCTGCACATGGGAGCCCTGTACGGGATCACACTGGTTCCCTCCTGCAAGGTCTACACCTGCCTCTTCG GAATTTTCTACTACATGATCAGCGCCCTGGGCATCACAGCCGGGGCTCATCGCCTGTGGAGCCACAGAACATACAAGGCGCGGCTGCCCCTGCGGATCTTCCTCATCATTGCCAACACCATGGCGTTCCAG AATGATGTGTATGAATGGGCCCGAGATCACCGCGCCCACCACAAGTTCTCAGAAACACACGCTGACCCTCACAATTCCCGCCGTGGCTTCTTCTTCTCTCATGTGGGTTGGCTGCTTGTGCGCAAACACCCGGCTGTCAAAGAGAAGGGTGGAAAACTGGACATGTCTGACCTAAAGGCAGAGAAGCTGTTGATGTTCCagaggag ATACTACAAGCCTGGCCTCCTGCTGATGTGCTTCATCCTTCCCACGCTGGTGCCCTGGTACTGCTGGGACGAGACTTTTCTACACAGTCTGTTCGTTAGCACCTTCTTGCGATACACTTTGGTGCTCAATGCCACCTGGCTGGTGAACAGTGCTGCCCACCTCTACGGATATCGCCCCTACGACAAGAACATTCAATCCCGGGAGAATATCTTGGTTTCCCTGGGTGCTGTGG GCGAGGGCTTCCACAACTACCACCACGCCTTCCCCTACGACTACTCTGCCAGTGAGTACCGCTGGCACATCAACTTCACCACATTCTTCATCGACTGCATGGCTGCCCTGGGCCTGGCTTATGACCGGAAGAAAGTATCTAAGGCCGCTGTCTTAGCCAGAATTAAGAGAACTGGAGATGGGAGTCACAAGAGTAGCTGA